A portion of the Acanthopagrus latus isolate v.2019 chromosome 21, fAcaLat1.1, whole genome shotgun sequence genome contains these proteins:
- the arf1 gene encoding ADP-ribosylation factor 1 isoform X1, translated as MDTSGSTHQEVRMGGVFAKVFAGLFGKKEMRILMVGLDAAGKTTILYKLKLGEIVTTIPTIGFNVETVEYKNISFTVWDVGGQDKIRPLWRHYFQNTQGLIFVVDSNDRERAGEAREELSRMLNEDELRDAVLLVFANKQDLPNAMNAAEVTDKLGLHSLRSRTWYIQATCATSGDGLYEGLDWLSNQLKSRS; from the exons ATGGATACGTCAG GATCCACTCACCAGGAAGTCAGGATGGGGGGAGTGTTTGCAAAGGTCTTTGCGGGTTTGTTTGGGAAAAAGGAGATGAGGATCCTCATGGTCGGTCTGGATGCTGCCGGAAAGACAACAATTTTGTACAAGCTCAAGCTCGGAGAGATTGTGACTACTATTCCAACAATCG GTTTCAATGTAGAGACAGTAGAGTACAAGAACATCAGTTTCACAGTATGGGATGTTGGTGGTCAAGACAAAATTCGACCGCTGTGGCGTCATTACTTCCAGAACACACAGG GTCTCATCTTTGTCGTTGACAGCAACGACAGAGAGCGAGCTGGGGAGGCTCGTGAAGAGCTTTCTAGAATGTTGAATGAGGATGAGCTGCGTGATGCTGTGCTATTAGTCTTTGCCAACAAACAA GACCTTCCGAATGCCATGAATGCAGCAGAAGTCACAGACAAGTTGGGACTTCACAGCCTACGCAGTAGAACATGGTACATTCAGGCAACCTGTGCCACCTCCGGGGACGGCCTTTATGAGGGTCTGGACTGGTTGTCTAATCAGCTGAAAAGCAGATCTTAA
- the arf1 gene encoding ADP-ribosylation factor 1 isoform X2: MGGVFAKVFAGLFGKKEMRILMVGLDAAGKTTILYKLKLGEIVTTIPTIGFNVETVEYKNISFTVWDVGGQDKIRPLWRHYFQNTQGLIFVVDSNDRERAGEAREELSRMLNEDELRDAVLLVFANKQDLPNAMNAAEVTDKLGLHSLRSRTWYIQATCATSGDGLYEGLDWLSNQLKSRS; this comes from the exons ATGGGGGGAGTGTTTGCAAAGGTCTTTGCGGGTTTGTTTGGGAAAAAGGAGATGAGGATCCTCATGGTCGGTCTGGATGCTGCCGGAAAGACAACAATTTTGTACAAGCTCAAGCTCGGAGAGATTGTGACTACTATTCCAACAATCG GTTTCAATGTAGAGACAGTAGAGTACAAGAACATCAGTTTCACAGTATGGGATGTTGGTGGTCAAGACAAAATTCGACCGCTGTGGCGTCATTACTTCCAGAACACACAGG GTCTCATCTTTGTCGTTGACAGCAACGACAGAGAGCGAGCTGGGGAGGCTCGTGAAGAGCTTTCTAGAATGTTGAATGAGGATGAGCTGCGTGATGCTGTGCTATTAGTCTTTGCCAACAAACAA GACCTTCCGAATGCCATGAATGCAGCAGAAGTCACAGACAAGTTGGGACTTCACAGCCTACGCAGTAGAACATGGTACATTCAGGCAACCTGTGCCACCTCCGGGGACGGCCTTTATGAGGGTCTGGACTGGTTGTCTAATCAGCTGAAAAGCAGATCTTAA
- the c21h1orf35 gene encoding multiple myeloma tumor-associated protein 2: MFGSSRSGGVRGGQDQFNWDDVKVDKHRENYLGNSLMAPVGRWQKGKDLTWYARDKKGSRPLSKEEELAAVKAAEHEALMAALGHKNIKRQPTGLTKEDLADVCRREEADGEEKDVDRISGLGSSSAGSRKMVLSQKEKEAAKIGLPVFTHHKTEARPETSTTKTSQSVERGNEEQRHESKKKKKEKKSKKEKKKKEKKKKRQRRDSSSSDSDDNRKRQRKDHHHHNPSYHSQSGARPHDSHSRGGAKAERQPSYPHHRRQRHDSDSSDGGSPVPRHPAGHKTAPAGAIQSHRRRHDTDSDD; this comes from the exons ATGTTCGGTTCGTCAAGATCTGGGGGCGTCCGCGGAGGTCAGGACCAGTTCAACTGGGACGACGTGAAAGTggataaacacagagaaaattaTCTCG GGAACTCCTTGATGGCACCGGTAGGACGATGGCAAAAAGGCAAAGATCTGACGTGGTACGCAAGAGACAAAAAAGGCAGCAGACCTTTGTCCAAAGAAGAGGAGCTTGCTGCCGTCAAGGCTGCGGAGCACGAGGCACTGATGGCTGCCCT TGGGCACAAGAATATTAAAAGGCAACCGACTGGCCTGACCAAAGAG GACCTTGCGGATGTCTGCAGGAGGGAAGAGGCTGACGGCGAGGAGAAAGATGTGGATCGTATCTCAGGCTTGGGGAGCTCCAG TGCAGGGTCAAGGAAAATGGTGCTCTCCCAAAAGGAGAAAGAGGCAGCTAAAATAGGCTTGCCTGTTTTTACG CATCACAAAACAGAAGCTCGTCCAGAAACCTCAACAACAAAGACTTCTCAGAGTGTAGAACGAGGCAACGAGGAACAACG GCACGAgagtaaaaagaagaagaaagaaaaaaagagcaaaaaggagaaaaagaagaaggaaaaaaagaagaaaaggcaaAGAAGAGACTCGTCCTCATCAGACTCGGATGACAACAGAAAGAG GCAGAGAAAGGACCACCATCATCATAATCCATCATACCATAGTCAGAGTGGAGCCAGACCCCATGACAGCCATTCAAGGGGGGGAGCAAAGGCCGAGCGACAGCCCTCCTACCCCCATCACCGACGGCAGCGACATGACTCAGACTCCTCGGACGGGGGGTCTCCGGTCCCCCGTCACCCTGCCGGCCACAAGACGGCCCCTGCTGGTGCCATACAAAGCCACAGGCGGCGCCATGACACAGACTCGGACGACTAA
- the guk1a gene encoding guanylate kinase: protein MYMRYFSRLLSAMAGPRPVVLSGPSGAGKSTLLKKLMKEYDSVFGFSVSHTTRNPRPGEENGKDYHYVTREAMQAGIDNGEFIENAVFSGNMYGTSKAAVQDVQAKNLICILDIDMQGVRNIKTTDLNPIYISIQPPSMEVLEKRLRERKTESEENLQKRLNAAKVDMQFSKEPGVFDAIIVNDNLEEAYGQLKNALLEEINKVKKVNMSS from the exons ATGTACATGAGATATTTTTCCAGGCTATTGTCAG ctaTGGCTGGACCAAGGCCTGTGGTGCTGAGCGGCCCGTCGGGAGCAGGGAAGAGCACGCTGCTGAAGAAGCTCATGAAGGAGTACGACAGCGTGTTTGGCTTCAGCGTCTCCC ATACAACAAGAAATCCTCGACCCGGAGAAGAGAACGGCAAAG ATTACCATTACGTCACGCGGGAGGCGATGCAGGCAGGGATCGACAACGGGGAGTTCATCGAGAACGCCGTGTTTTCCGGGAACATGTACGGGACGAGTAAAGCTGCCGTGCAAGACGTCCAGGCGAAGAACCTCATCTGTATACTGGACATCGACATGCAGGGCGTGAGGAACATCAAAACGACAGACCTCAATCCCATCTACATCTCCATCCAGCCACCGTCCATGGAAGTCCTG GAAAAAcgcctgagagagagaaaaactgagtCGGAGGAGAACCTTCAGAAGCGCTTAAATGCAGCCAAGGTGGACATGCAGTTTA GTAAAGAACCTGGCGTGTTTGATGCCATAATTGTCAATGATAACTTGGAGGAGGCTTACGGGCAGTTAAAAAACGCTCTGCTCGAG GAAATTAATAAGGTCAAGAAGGTCAACATGTCTTCGTAG